Proteins encoded within one genomic window of Sphingomonas sp. KRR8:
- a CDS encoding DeoR/GlpR family DNA-binding transcription regulator, producing the protein MPALPPLVEQRHRQILELARRTGSVAVEELAAELGVTPQTIRRDLTQLAERSMLSRVHGGAVVTSGVDNLDLASRRHVAAEAKAAIGAAAAELVPDGASLFINIGTTTEAMARALTGRRNLLVVTNNLNVVDIFADQPSVQVVVAGGRVRSSDRAVVGGMATDFIRGFKVDFALIGASAIDRDGTLLDFDLDEVRVSQTIIAQARSVILGIDQTKVGRPAPIRIAGLDAIDHLVTDQLSDLALRAACDRAQVAVIETGTD; encoded by the coding sequence ATGCCCGCCCTTCCGCCTCTGGTCGAGCAGCGCCACCGTCAGATTCTGGAGCTGGCGCGCCGAACCGGCAGCGTCGCGGTCGAGGAACTGGCGGCCGAGCTGGGCGTCACGCCGCAGACCATTCGCCGTGACCTGACGCAGTTGGCGGAGCGGTCGATGCTGTCTCGGGTGCACGGCGGCGCGGTGGTCACCTCCGGGGTCGACAATCTCGACCTCGCGTCCCGCCGTCACGTTGCCGCCGAAGCCAAGGCCGCCATCGGGGCGGCCGCGGCCGAACTCGTGCCCGACGGCGCCAGCCTGTTCATCAACATCGGCACGACCACGGAGGCGATGGCGCGCGCCCTCACTGGCCGCCGCAACCTCTTGGTGGTGACGAACAACCTCAACGTGGTCGACATCTTCGCGGATCAGCCCAGCGTGCAGGTGGTGGTCGCGGGCGGCCGCGTCCGGTCCAGTGACCGCGCGGTGGTCGGCGGGATGGCGACCGACTTCATCCGCGGCTTCAAGGTCGATTTCGCGCTGATTGGCGCGTCGGCCATCGATCGCGACGGCACGCTGCTGGACTTCGACCTCGACGAGGTCCGCGTGTCCCAGACGATCATCGCGCAGGCCCGCAGTGTCATTCTCGGCATCGACCAGACCAAGGTTGGCCGGCCTGCCCCCATCCGCATCGCCGGGCTGGATGCGATCGACCATTTGGTCACCGACCAGCTCTCCGACCTAGCTCTTCGCGCCGCCTGTGACCGGGCGCAGGTCGCCGTGATCGAGACCGGGACCGACTAG
- a CDS encoding glycerol-3-phosphate dehydrogenase → MIDLLVVGGGINGTGIARDAAGRGLSVTLVEQDDLAGHTSSASTKLIHGGLRYLEYGEFRLVRESLIERERLWGMAPHIIWPLRFVLPQTQSPRPAWMVRLGLFIYDHLGGRKKLPGTQTVRLDRTSFGEGLRDRHGTAFVYSDCWVEDSRLVVLNARDAANRGASIRTGTRLVSARREGDHWVAIVEDKTGPSTIHARALVNAAGPWVADVLSRVPGARSERQVRLIKGSHIVVPRLHSGEHALMLQNPDRRIVFAIPYEGRFTLIGTTDEPWTEPPSRARISDGETDYLLETANRYFSRKLTRDDIAWSYAGIRPLYDDHAGNASAVTRDYVLDLDGAAGVPPLLSVFGGKITTYRKLAEDALKALSLFLPNAGPAWTAGAPLPGGDMEDGDFDRFVERLARERPTFPPALLRRLARAYGTRTDALLGDATDMAQLGPDFGGGLTARELDYLVSEEWARTAEDVLFRRSKLGLHLTPQQADAVAEYLAGQARPSDQLVA, encoded by the coding sequence ATGATCGATCTTCTGGTGGTGGGCGGCGGGATCAACGGAACGGGCATTGCCCGGGACGCGGCCGGCCGTGGCTTGTCGGTGACGCTGGTCGAACAGGACGACCTTGCGGGCCACACCTCCTCCGCCTCCACCAAGCTGATCCATGGCGGGCTCCGCTACCTCGAATATGGCGAATTCCGGCTGGTCCGCGAGTCGCTGATCGAACGCGAGCGGCTGTGGGGCATGGCGCCGCACATCATCTGGCCATTGCGCTTCGTCCTGCCGCAGACGCAATCGCCCCGGCCGGCTTGGATGGTCCGGCTGGGCCTGTTCATCTACGATCATCTGGGCGGCCGGAAGAAGCTGCCCGGCACCCAGACCGTCAGGCTGGACCGAACTTCCTTCGGCGAGGGGCTTCGCGATCGGCACGGGACGGCGTTCGTCTACTCGGACTGCTGGGTCGAGGACAGCCGACTGGTGGTGCTGAACGCCCGCGATGCGGCGAACCGCGGCGCCTCCATCCGCACGGGCACGCGCCTCGTTTCCGCACGGCGCGAAGGCGATCATTGGGTCGCCATCGTCGAGGATAAGACCGGCCCGTCGACCATTCACGCCCGCGCGCTGGTCAACGCGGCCGGTCCGTGGGTCGCCGACGTGCTGTCGCGGGTGCCGGGCGCCCGGTCCGAACGGCAGGTCCGGCTGATCAAGGGCAGCCACATCGTCGTTCCCCGGCTGCATTCGGGCGAACACGCCCTGATGCTTCAGAACCCGGATCGGCGGATCGTCTTCGCCATCCCCTATGAGGGCCGCTTCACGCTGATCGGAACCACCGACGAGCCGTGGACCGAGCCTCCGTCGCGGGCGCGGATCAGCGATGGCGAGACTGACTATCTCCTCGAAACCGCCAATCGCTATTTCTCGCGCAAGCTGACGCGGGACGACATCGCCTGGAGCTACGCCGGCATCCGCCCGCTCTATGACGACCATGCCGGCAACGCCTCGGCGGTGACCCGCGACTATGTGCTCGACCTCGACGGAGCGGCGGGTGTCCCGCCCCTGCTGAGCGTCTTTGGCGGGAAGATCACCACCTATCGCAAGCTGGCGGAGGATGCCCTCAAGGCCTTGTCGCTGTTCCTGCCGAACGCGGGGCCAGCCTGGACGGCCGGGGCGCCGCTTCCGGGCGGAGACATGGAAGACGGCGACTTCGACCGCTTCGTCGAGCGCCTGGCGAGGGAGCGGCCGACCTTCCCGCCTGCCCTCCTGCGCCGGCTGGCGCGCGCCTACGGGACCAGGACCGACGCCCTTCTCGGCGACGCGACGGACATGGCGCAGCTCGGCCCCGACTTCGGCGGCGGGCTGACCGCGCGCGAACTGGATTATCTCGTCAGCGAGGAGTGGGCGCGGACGGCGGAGGATGTGCTATTCCGGCGCAGCAAGCTGGGCCTTCACCTGACGCCGCAGCAGGCGGACGCGGTGGCGGAGTATCTCGCTGGGCAGGCACGCCCGAGCGACCAGCTGGTCGCCTGA
- the glpK gene encoding glycerol kinase GlpK: protein MSAPTILAIDQGTTSTRAILFDRTARRLGDAQREFPQHYPASGWVEHDAEDIWRDVVTTARDAIAGSGEGVESVAAIGITNQRETTIIWDRATGAPIHRAIVWQDRRTADLCQQLKADGFEEEVRERAGLLIDPYFSATKIAWILDHVGGARARAERGELAFGTVDSFLLWRLTGGRVHATDVTNASRTSLWNIREGRWDEELCRAFSVPMALLPEVHDNAHHYGTTDPALFGKAIPISGIAGDQQAALFGQACFASGMAKATYGTGCFMLLNTGEAALRSQHRLLTTPAYRLGGRTTFALEGSIFVAGAAIKWLRDGIGVITHASQTNDMATRVADNHGVYMVPAFVGLGAPHWDPEARGAIFGLTLGATQAHLARAALEAVGFQTLDLLTAMMKDGAAAPAKLRVDGGMAANDWLCQFIADLIDAPVERPDDLETTARGAAFHAGLGIGLWTDLDELSALWKRQACFEPAMPVQRRESLVAGWADALRRTISASAQPA from the coding sequence GTGAGCGCACCGACCATTCTCGCCATCGACCAGGGCACCACTTCGACCCGCGCGATCCTGTTCGACCGGACCGCGCGCCGGCTTGGCGATGCGCAGCGCGAGTTTCCCCAGCATTATCCGGCCTCCGGCTGGGTCGAGCATGACGCCGAAGACATCTGGCGCGACGTGGTGACCACCGCCCGGGATGCGATCGCGGGCAGTGGGGAAGGGGTGGAGAGCGTCGCCGCCATCGGCATCACCAACCAGCGCGAGACCACCATCATCTGGGATCGTGCGACGGGCGCGCCCATTCATCGCGCGATTGTGTGGCAGGACCGGCGCACCGCGGATCTCTGCCAGCAGCTGAAGGCGGACGGGTTCGAGGAGGAGGTCCGGGAGCGCGCGGGGCTGCTGATCGACCCCTATTTCTCCGCGACCAAGATCGCCTGGATCCTCGATCATGTCGGCGGCGCGCGGGCGCGGGCGGAGCGCGGGGAGTTGGCGTTCGGCACGGTGGACAGCTTCCTGTTGTGGCGGCTGACCGGTGGACGGGTCCATGCGACCGACGTCACCAATGCTTCGCGCACGTCCCTGTGGAACATCCGCGAGGGCCGCTGGGACGAGGAGCTGTGCCGCGCGTTCTCGGTCCCGATGGCGCTGCTGCCCGAGGTTCACGACAACGCGCATCATTACGGCACCACCGATCCCGCCCTGTTCGGCAAGGCCATCCCGATCTCCGGCATTGCCGGGGACCAGCAGGCGGCGCTGTTCGGACAGGCCTGCTTCGCGAGCGGAATGGCCAAGGCGACCTATGGCACCGGCTGCTTCATGCTCCTCAATACGGGAGAGGCGGCGTTGCGTTCGCAGCATCGTCTGCTCACCACGCCAGCCTACCGGCTGGGTGGCCGGACGACGTTCGCGCTGGAAGGGTCGATCTTCGTCGCGGGCGCGGCGATCAAGTGGCTGCGCGACGGCATCGGAGTCATCACGCACGCCAGCCAGACCAACGACATGGCGACGCGGGTCGCCGACAATCACGGCGTCTACATGGTGCCGGCCTTTGTCGGCCTGGGCGCTCCGCATTGGGACCCGGAAGCGCGCGGCGCGATCTTCGGGCTGACGCTAGGCGCGACCCAGGCGCACCTGGCCAGGGCGGCGCTGGAAGCGGTCGGCTTCCAGACGCTGGACCTGCTGACCGCCATGATGAAGGACGGGGCGGCGGCACCGGCCAAGCTTCGCGTTGACGGGGGAATGGCGGCGAACGACTGGCTGTGCCAGTTCATCGCAGACCTCATCGACGCTCCGGTCGAGCGGCCCGACGACCTCGAAACCACGGCACGCGGGGCGGCCTTTCACGCCGGGCTTGGCATCGGCCTGTGGACCGACCTCGACGAGCTTTCGGCCCTGTGGAAGCGGCAGGCATGCTTCGAGCCGGCGATGCCCGTTCAGCGGCGCGAGAGCCTGGTTGCGGGCTGGGCCGACGCGCTTCGGCGAACGATCAGCGCGAGCGCTCAGCCGGCGTAG
- a CDS encoding glycoside hydrolase family 3 protein, whose amino-acid sequence MGVSIGNGRLLATSSAALLLAGTAAIATAPPVARSPVAHPNLWPRAHSPAAITDAATERRITRMIAGMTLEQKVGQTIQADISSIKPEDLDVYPLGSILAGGNSGPFGDERSSSSRWAELVRQYRAHSKASGGIAVLFGVDAVHGHSNLPGATIFPHNVGLGATRDPALIRAIGAATADEVTASGIEWTFAPTIAAPQDVRWGRSYEGYSSDDQLVATLGRAMVLGLQGALVAGRPVAADKVAATPKHFLADGGTFNGKDQGDARISERELIARHAQGYPPAIDAGALTVMVSFSSWNGAKHHGNRSLITDVLKGRMGFQGLTVGDWNAHGQVDGCTTTHCPATYNAGLDLFMAPDSWKGLYQNTLADVREGRIPMARIDDAVRRVLRVKAKLGLLDGRSVRDDPSRIGTDAHRALARRAVAESLVLLKNEGSVLPIRPGARILVAGAGADNMARQAGGWTITWQGTDTSKRDFPKAQTIYDGIAEAARASGSSATLSVDGSFSERPDVAIVVFGEEPYAEFQGDVPTLAYQPQAQTDLALLRKLKSAGVKVVSVFLSGRPMFVSPEINASDAFVAAWLPGTEGGGVADVLIAGRDGRPRRDFTGKLAFAWPRDARSPVVRPLFPLGYGQSYAHPVHIPTLSEAPGVDIKAALNLDRYFENGRALAPWTMTLVDDGGARPVGAGPVSSPTGAVSARPVDLAAQEDSRQVRWVNSGSLSIDGPKADLSRELGEGFAVIIEGRVDQPATGPVTLSFAGVAKDVAPAFARAGALRLAIPLHCFTSDQARLMAVDSPVRIKAAAPLTATIKRIGLAAVADQTCPLTPSPQPAR is encoded by the coding sequence ATGGGCGTTTCGATCGGGAATGGGCGCTTGCTGGCGACCTCGAGCGCGGCGCTCCTGCTGGCCGGAACCGCCGCCATCGCCACCGCGCCGCCGGTCGCGCGGTCGCCGGTCGCTCACCCCAATCTGTGGCCCCGCGCGCACAGTCCGGCGGCGATCACCGACGCCGCGACCGAGCGCCGTATCACCCGCATGATCGCGGGGATGACGCTCGAGCAGAAGGTCGGCCAGACCATCCAGGCCGACATCAGCTCGATCAAGCCGGAGGACCTCGACGTCTATCCGCTCGGCTCGATCCTCGCCGGCGGCAATAGCGGCCCGTTCGGTGACGAGCGCTCCAGCAGCAGCCGCTGGGCCGAACTGGTGCGCCAATATCGCGCGCACTCCAAGGCATCGGGCGGCATTGCGGTCCTATTCGGGGTGGACGCGGTGCACGGCCATTCGAACCTGCCCGGCGCGACCATCTTTCCGCATAACGTGGGGCTCGGCGCGACCCGTGATCCCGCGCTAATCCGCGCGATTGGCGCGGCCACTGCCGACGAAGTCACGGCCAGCGGCATCGAATGGACTTTCGCGCCCACCATCGCCGCGCCGCAGGACGTGCGCTGGGGCCGCAGCTATGAGGGATATTCGTCCGACGACCAGCTGGTCGCGACGCTCGGCCGGGCAATGGTCCTTGGCCTGCAGGGAGCGTTGGTCGCCGGTCGGCCCGTCGCCGCGGACAAGGTCGCCGCGACGCCCAAGCATTTCCTGGCGGACGGCGGGACATTCAACGGCAAGGATCAGGGCGATGCCCGCATCAGCGAACGCGAGCTGATCGCCAGGCACGCCCAAGGCTATCCGCCCGCCATCGACGCCGGGGCGCTGACGGTGATGGTGTCCTTCTCGAGCTGGAACGGCGCCAAGCACCACGGCAACCGCTCCCTCATCACGGACGTGCTCAAGGGCCGGATGGGCTTCCAAGGGCTGACCGTCGGCGACTGGAACGCGCACGGCCAGGTCGATGGCTGCACTACAACCCACTGCCCCGCGACCTACAATGCCGGGCTCGACCTGTTCATGGCGCCCGACAGCTGGAAGGGGCTTTACCAGAACACGCTGGCTGACGTGCGCGAGGGCCGAATCCCCATGGCGCGGATCGACGATGCCGTGCGACGGGTGCTGCGGGTGAAGGCCAAGCTCGGGCTGCTCGACGGCCGGTCGGTACGTGACGACCCATCGCGGATCGGTACCGACGCGCATCGCGCCCTCGCTCGCCGTGCGGTCGCCGAGAGCTTGGTGCTACTCAAGAACGAAGGCTCGGTGCTGCCGATCCGGCCAGGCGCGCGGATCCTCGTCGCCGGGGCAGGCGCCGACAACATGGCCAGGCAGGCCGGCGGCTGGACCATCACCTGGCAGGGCACGGACACCAGCAAGCGCGACTTTCCCAAGGCCCAGACGATCTACGACGGCATCGCGGAGGCTGCACGCGCCAGCGGCAGCAGCGCCACGCTGTCGGTCGATGGCAGCTTCAGCGAGCGTCCGGACGTCGCGATCGTCGTGTTCGGCGAGGAGCCCTACGCCGAATTCCAGGGCGATGTTCCGACGCTCGCCTATCAACCCCAGGCGCAGACCGACCTTGCACTGCTCCGCAAGCTCAAGAGCGCCGGGGTCAAGGTGGTCTCGGTGTTCCTGTCCGGCCGGCCGATGTTCGTCTCGCCGGAAATCAATGCTTCGGACGCATTCGTGGCGGCCTGGCTGCCCGGAACCGAGGGCGGCGGCGTGGCCGACGTGCTGATCGCCGGTCGCGACGGCCGCCCGCGCCGCGACTTCACCGGCAAGCTCGCCTTCGCCTGGCCGCGCGACGCCCGCTCGCCGGTGGTGCGGCCGCTGTTCCCGCTCGGCTATGGCCAGAGCTATGCCCACCCCGTGCACATCCCGACGCTGAGCGAAGCGCCCGGCGTCGACATCAAGGCCGCGCTCAATCTCGATCGCTATTTCGAGAACGGCCGGGCGCTCGCGCCCTGGACCATGACGCTTGTCGATGATGGCGGTGCCCGGCCGGTTGGCGCTGGCCCGGTGAGCAGCCCGACGGGCGCAGTGAGCGCGCGTCCGGTCGACCTCGCCGCCCAGGAAGACAGCCGGCAGGTGCGCTGGGTCAACAGCGGCAGCCTGTCGATCGACGGACCTAAGGCCGACCTCTCCCGCGAGCTTGGCGAAGGGTTCGCGGTGATCATCGAAGGGCGCGTCGACCAGCCCGCGACCGGCCCGGTCACCCTGTCGTTCGCCGGCGTGGCCAAGGATGTCGCCCCCGCATTCGCCCGGGCCGGCGCGCTGCGGCTCGCCATTCCGCTCCACTGCTTCACTTCCGACCAGGCCCGGCTGATGGCCGTCGACAGTCCGGTGCGGATCAAGGCCGCCGCTCCACTAACGGCGACCATCAAGCGGATCGGTCTGGCGGCGGTCGCGGACCAGACCTGCCCGCTCACCCCATCGCCGCAACCCGCTCGCTGA
- a CDS encoding MFS transporter — translation MIEPFSSQQRRQPRSFLAAYALAWAGGLIAYTPFLTVLLPIRFSVLAGGGDVAWLALCATIGAIAAGLSNIVWGWASDRWPAGPNRARLRWTMAGLAATAGGMAAIVAARHPATLLMAVACWQVGLNLLLAPLSAYAADSVGDEQKGVLGGFLSFAPALSAVSVIGVAAVGGGFERQMGLIFLIVAGMMLPLLLRGHARAFGQAEATPDRHDRALDRRILWRLWLSRLFVQVAEGLLFLFIYYFLRSVSGGALSLGEYAWTNAIVQILAIPVALAMGRLSDRYQRRKAPLLAMIGLIMIGLAGMALAHSWLLVVCCYGIFLSGSNSFLALHSAFAMQQLPDRRHFGRDLGLFNLTNTLPSLISPLLAAVVIGQLGYQSLLMILAALMLVPALLLSRLAIR, via the coding sequence GTGATCGAGCCATTCTCCAGCCAACAGCGCCGCCAGCCGCGCAGCTTTCTGGCCGCTTACGCCCTCGCCTGGGCCGGCGGCTTGATCGCCTACACACCGTTCCTGACCGTGCTCCTGCCGATCCGCTTCAGCGTGCTGGCGGGCGGTGGCGACGTGGCGTGGCTCGCCTTATGCGCCACCATCGGTGCGATTGCCGCGGGTCTCTCCAACATCGTCTGGGGTTGGGCGAGCGACCGCTGGCCGGCCGGGCCGAACAGGGCGCGCCTGCGCTGGACGATGGCGGGACTGGCGGCGACGGCGGGCGGCATGGCGGCGATCGTCGCGGCGCGGCATCCGGCCACCCTGCTGATGGCGGTGGCCTGCTGGCAGGTCGGGCTCAACCTCCTGCTCGCCCCCCTGTCGGCCTATGCGGCCGACAGTGTCGGTGACGAGCAGAAGGGCGTCCTCGGCGGCTTCCTTTCCTTCGCCCCGGCGCTCTCGGCCGTGTCGGTGATCGGAGTGGCAGCGGTCGGCGGTGGCTTCGAGCGGCAGATGGGGCTGATCTTCCTGATCGTAGCGGGGATGATGCTGCCGCTGCTACTCCGCGGCCACGCACGAGCCTTCGGCCAGGCCGAGGCAACTCCCGATCGCCATGATCGTGCGCTCGACCGCCGCATCTTGTGGCGGCTGTGGCTGTCGCGGCTGTTCGTCCAGGTCGCCGAAGGCCTGCTGTTCCTGTTCATCTATTACTTCCTGCGGAGCGTCTCGGGAGGCGCGCTGTCGCTTGGGGAATATGCGTGGACCAACGCCATCGTGCAGATCCTCGCGATCCCGGTGGCGCTGGCGATGGGCCGATTGTCCGACCGTTATCAGCGCCGCAAGGCACCGTTGCTGGCGATGATCGGGTTGATCATGATCGGTCTCGCCGGAATGGCGCTAGCGCACTCCTGGCTGCTGGTCGTGTGCTGCTACGGCATCTTCCTGAGCGGGTCGAACAGCTTCCTTGCGCTGCATTCGGCATTCGCCATGCAGCAGCTTCCCGACCGCCGGCATTTCGGCCGCGACCTTGGCCTGTTCAACCTCACCAACACCCTTCCCTCGCTCATCTCGCCCCTGCTTGCAGCGGTGGTGATCGGGCAGCTCGGTTACCAGAGCCTGCTGATGATCCTTGCCGCGCTCATGCTCGTTCCGGCCCTGCTGCTCAGCCGGCTGGCGATCCGCTGA
- a CDS encoding TonB-dependent receptor, with amino-acid sequence MTNRREHFVAILLTGGSFAALAAPQQAQAQVQASPQVGSVAPGAALPDTTGQDITVTGIRASLRSSRNIKRDSQGVVDAISAEDIGKFPDTNLAESLQRITGVSIDRTNGEGSKVTVRGFGPDFNLVLLNGRQMPASGLGDCCSAPASRSFDFANLASEGIAAVEVYKSGRATLPTGGIGSTINIRTPRPLDRPGLRGSFGFKAVYDTSRFSGSKLSPELSGIVSDTFADNRIGILLTGSYQRRKSSQAQFNAGWREGYLGSENNWGSLAFPGDPRYANIQNRPGPTDIYQVTQNAGYDFTDVDRKRINGQLVLQARPVDNLTATVDYTFSQNTIDARTSSIGVWFNHNNTSSSWTNGPAAGPNFYAEAFTQGEGKDLAITGAVAANRSINRSIGGNLAWKGLGGARIELDAHHSTATSKPTSPYGSNIAVGSAIFGVQSQRVDYTHDMPVISVSMYPGSEIQASNIRPAGNAFRNAFMKDRINEATLRAGYDFDTDLIKSIDFGATYTDNKVRSAYGFIQNDTWGGTLSAAQTPDDLFTLTNLPDRLSGMEGSNNSAIIPNYFQVNTPGLINLLQTSLNVCAASVVPGSCLAQYQVDRRINEKSIAPYIQSTHAFNLFDYEAHLRLGLRYERTKITSSALVPVPTGTTLVSFNEISIVQPVGASDFTTLKGEYHNWLPAIDFDMSPIRDVKLRAAYSHTITRPDYASLQGGLTVNSPARPGGGSTGSSGNPGLLPYKSKNIDLSAEWYYNPVSYASVGFFHKTVSNFIGTTTTQGPQFGLVNPGQGAAFLAAQSALGPSASFAYVPGGAANASILNYVLANNPTAIVRDANGVPVGIAGRPGDPALIFTVGQPGNSDQVGHIHGFEFALQHSFWNTGFGAILNYTIVKSDTKYNNTLRYTATQFAITGVSNSANAVLFYDKGGLQARVAYNWRDGFLSGYGLDPFYVEPYGQFDASASYEFRKGLTAFVEGINITNADRRGHMRNNQTVYFAAPGYARYAAGIRFSF; translated from the coding sequence ATGACGAACCGTCGCGAGCATTTTGTGGCAATCCTGTTGACCGGCGGCTCGTTCGCCGCGCTTGCCGCGCCTCAGCAGGCGCAGGCCCAGGTCCAGGCCAGTCCGCAGGTTGGCTCGGTTGCTCCGGGCGCGGCGCTGCCCGACACCACCGGGCAGGACATCACGGTGACCGGCATCCGCGCCAGCCTTCGCTCCTCGCGCAACATCAAGCGCGACTCGCAAGGCGTGGTCGACGCCATCTCGGCCGAGGACATCGGCAAGTTCCCCGACACCAACCTTGCCGAGTCGCTGCAGCGCATCACCGGCGTGTCCATCGACCGTACCAACGGGGAAGGTTCCAAGGTCACCGTTCGCGGCTTCGGTCCCGACTTCAACCTCGTCCTGCTCAATGGCCGCCAGATGCCCGCCTCGGGGCTCGGTGACTGCTGCAGTGCGCCCGCCTCGCGCAGCTTCGATTTCGCCAATCTCGCGTCCGAAGGCATTGCCGCGGTCGAGGTCTACAAGTCGGGCCGGGCGACGCTCCCCACGGGCGGCATCGGCTCGACCATCAACATCCGCACGCCGCGACCGCTCGACCGGCCGGGCCTGCGCGGCAGCTTCGGCTTCAAGGCCGTCTATGACACGTCGCGGTTCAGCGGCAGCAAGCTGTCACCCGAACTGTCGGGCATCGTCAGCGATACCTTCGCCGACAACCGCATCGGCATCCTGCTCACCGGCTCGTACCAGCGCCGCAAGTCGAGCCAGGCGCAGTTCAATGCCGGCTGGCGCGAAGGTTATCTCGGATCGGAAAACAACTGGGGCTCGCTCGCCTTCCCGGGCGACCCGCGTTACGCCAACATCCAGAACCGGCCCGGGCCGACCGACATCTACCAGGTCACGCAGAACGCCGGCTATGATTTCACGGACGTCGATCGCAAGCGCATCAACGGCCAGTTGGTCTTGCAGGCGCGTCCGGTCGACAATCTGACGGCGACGGTCGACTACACCTTCTCGCAGAACACGATCGACGCGCGCACCAGCAGCATCGGTGTCTGGTTCAACCACAACAACACGAGCAGCAGCTGGACCAACGGTCCGGCGGCCGGGCCGAACTTCTACGCCGAAGCCTTTACGCAGGGCGAGGGTAAGGATCTGGCGATCACCGGCGCGGTCGCGGCCAATCGCTCGATCAATCGCTCAATCGGCGGCAATCTCGCCTGGAAGGGCCTCGGCGGCGCTCGGATCGAGCTCGACGCGCATCATTCAACGGCGACCAGCAAGCCGACCTCGCCTTATGGCAGCAACATCGCGGTCGGCAGCGCCATCTTCGGAGTGCAGTCGCAGCGGGTCGACTACACCCACGACATGCCCGTGATCTCGGTCTCGATGTATCCGGGTTCCGAAATCCAAGCGTCGAACATCCGTCCGGCCGGCAACGCCTTCCGTAACGCCTTCATGAAGGACCGGATCAACGAGGCGACGCTCCGCGCGGGCTATGACTTCGACACGGATCTGATCAAGAGCATCGACTTCGGCGCGACCTATACCGACAACAAGGTCCGCTCGGCCTATGGCTTCATCCAGAACGACACCTGGGGCGGCACGCTCAGCGCGGCGCAGACCCCCGATGACCTGTTCACGCTGACCAACCTGCCCGACCGCCTGTCGGGAATGGAAGGTTCGAACAACAGCGCGATCATTCCCAACTACTTCCAGGTGAATACGCCGGGCCTGATCAACCTGCTGCAGACCAGCCTCAACGTCTGCGCGGCGTCGGTTGTCCCTGGCTCCTGCCTGGCGCAGTACCAGGTCGATCGCCGGATCAACGAGAAGTCGATCGCGCCGTACATCCAGTCAACGCATGCCTTCAATCTGTTCGACTATGAAGCGCATCTGCGGCTCGGCCTGCGATACGAGCGGACCAAGATCACCAGCTCCGCGCTGGTGCCGGTGCCGACCGGAACGACGCTGGTATCGTTCAACGAGATCTCGATCGTGCAGCCGGTCGGCGCGAGCGACTTCACGACGCTCAAGGGCGAGTACCATAACTGGTTGCCCGCCATCGACTTCGACATGTCGCCCATTCGCGACGTCAAGCTGCGCGCCGCCTACAGCCACACCATCACCCGCCCCGATTACGCCAGCCTGCAAGGCGGCCTGACCGTCAACTCGCCGGCGCGTCCGGGTGGCGGAAGCACGGGCTCGAGCGGCAATCCGGGCCTGCTGCCGTACAAGTCGAAGAACATCGATCTGTCGGCCGAGTGGTATTACAATCCTGTGAGCTATGCGTCGGTCGGCTTCTTCCACAAGACCGTCAGCAACTTCATCGGGACCACTACCACCCAGGGTCCGCAGTTCGGGCTGGTCAATCCTGGCCAGGGCGCAGCCTTCCTTGCCGCGCAGTCCGCGCTCGGGCCGAGCGCGTCCTTCGCCTACGTGCCGGGAGGCGCAGCGAACGCCAGCATCCTGAACTACGTGCTGGCCAACAATCCGACGGCGATCGTTCGTGACGCCAATGGTGTTCCGGTGGGTATCGCTGGGCGTCCTGGGGATCCGGCGCTGATCTTCACCGTCGGCCAGCCGGGCAACAGTGACCAGGTCGGCCACATCCATGGCTTCGAATTCGCGCTCCAGCACAGCTTCTGGAACACCGGCTTCGGCGCCATCCTCAACTACACGATCGTGAAGAGCGACACGAAGTACAACAACACGCTCCGCTACACCGCGACGCAGTTCGCGATTACCGGCGTCAGCAACAGCGCCAATGCGGTGCTGTTCTACGACAAGGGCGGGTTGCAGGCGCGTGTCGCCTACAACTGGCGCGACGGCTTCCTGTCCGGCTACGGGCTCGATCCGTTCTACGTGGAACCCTATGGCCAGTTCGACGCCAGCGCGAGCTATGAGTTCCGCAAGGGCCTGACCGCCTTTGTCGAAGGCATCAACATCACCAATGCCGATCGCCGCGGACACATGCGCAACAACCAGACCGTCTACTTTGCGGCGCCGGGCTATGCCCGCTACGCCGCCGGAATCCGGTTCAGCTTCTAG